One Rudaeicoccus suwonensis genomic window carries:
- a CDS encoding GNAT family N-acetyltransferase: MTAQFVIRPFRVGDAAEVAALHLQVWRDTYAGMCSQDYLDAMQLQPRIAGWEARIAAGADAVAPDGTVRRARLAVHAPTGRFAGFCSVGGGRDDERPVEQELMALNVLAQFHGTGVAQQLVEQTLGGAAAYLWVVRENTRAQAFYRKLGFVVDGATKRDEELECDEIRMLRATAR; this comes from the coding sequence GTGACTGCGCAGTTCGTGATCCGGCCGTTCCGCGTGGGTGACGCGGCCGAGGTGGCCGCGCTGCATCTGCAGGTATGGCGCGACACGTATGCCGGCATGTGCAGCCAGGACTACCTCGATGCCATGCAACTGCAGCCGCGCATAGCCGGCTGGGAGGCGCGCATCGCAGCCGGAGCCGACGCCGTCGCCCCGGATGGCACCGTGCGGCGTGCGCGGCTGGCAGTGCACGCCCCGACCGGCCGTTTCGCCGGCTTCTGCTCGGTGGGCGGGGGCCGTGACGACGAAAGGCCGGTCGAGCAGGAGTTGATGGCGCTCAACGTCCTGGCGCAGTTCCACGGCACAGGAGTCGCGCAGCAACTCGTCGAGCAGACGCTGGGAGGAGCTGCGGCATACCTCTGGGTCGTGCGGGAGAACACCCGCGCCCAGGCGTTCTATCGCAAACTCGGATTCGTCGTCGACGGAGCGACCAAGCGCGACGAGGAGTTGGAGTGCGACGAGATCCGAATGCTGCGCGCCACCGCCCGGTGA
- the ptsP gene encoding phosphoenolpyruvate--protein phosphotransferase, whose amino-acid sequence MSAHLQGVAVSPGSAIAPVVLVGSAPAIPMDEPRTTDVAATQERVAQAFDSVAESLERRAESATDTAREILQMTALMARDKTLRKAVDERIAAGSGPLTAVSAGVGQICDSFLALGDYFAERATDVRDVGNRVVARLSGSADPGIPLLESQCVLVAEDLAPAETATLDPALVLGIVTEAGGRNGHTAILAAQLGIPAVVQVAGATELAEGTLVAVDGDTGQVTVDPDGDLRDALQHKVTARNNAIGRHHGAGRTKDGHPVALLANIGTAKDAEAAATQDVEGVGLFRTEVLFLGQQSAPTVEEQTAIYSRVFAAFGSRRVVVRTLDAGADKPLSFADLGAEDNPALGVRGLRMSQACPDLLDNQLAALAAAAKDTDAAVKVMAPMVATVDEARWFAQRVHEHGLPESGVMIEVPAAALRAETVLAQVEFGSLGTNDLAQYTMAADRTHSAFSDLLDPWQPAVLDVIAAASAGASSAGRPLGVCGESAGDPLMACVLAGLGVTSLSMAPAKLGLVRFALATHSLDTCAQMADAARSATSPAEALEAAAALADAGLRDLL is encoded by the coding sequence ATGAGTGCACATCTGCAGGGGGTCGCCGTCAGCCCCGGGTCCGCGATCGCTCCGGTGGTGCTGGTGGGATCCGCCCCCGCCATACCGATGGACGAACCGCGCACCACTGACGTGGCGGCGACCCAGGAACGTGTTGCGCAGGCCTTCGACTCGGTGGCCGAAAGCCTCGAACGCCGGGCAGAGTCGGCGACCGACACCGCGCGCGAGATCCTGCAGATGACGGCACTCATGGCCCGCGACAAGACGCTGCGCAAGGCGGTCGACGAGCGGATCGCCGCCGGCTCCGGCCCACTGACCGCGGTCAGTGCCGGAGTCGGGCAGATCTGCGACTCGTTCCTGGCCCTCGGCGACTACTTCGCCGAGCGCGCCACCGACGTGCGGGATGTCGGCAATCGGGTCGTGGCGCGGCTGAGCGGCAGCGCGGATCCCGGCATCCCGCTGCTGGAATCGCAGTGCGTGCTGGTCGCTGAGGACCTCGCGCCCGCCGAGACCGCGACCCTCGACCCGGCGCTCGTGCTGGGCATCGTCACCGAGGCGGGCGGGCGCAACGGTCACACGGCGATCCTCGCAGCACAGCTCGGGATTCCGGCGGTCGTGCAGGTCGCCGGAGCCACCGAGCTGGCCGAAGGCACCCTCGTCGCCGTCGACGGCGACACCGGTCAGGTCACCGTCGATCCGGACGGCGACCTGCGAGATGCCTTGCAGCACAAGGTGACTGCGCGCAACAACGCGATCGGTCGACACCACGGCGCCGGCCGCACCAAGGACGGTCACCCGGTCGCACTGCTGGCCAACATCGGCACCGCGAAGGATGCCGAGGCCGCCGCTACCCAGGACGTCGAGGGCGTCGGACTGTTCCGCACCGAGGTGCTCTTCCTCGGCCAGCAGAGTGCGCCAACCGTCGAGGAGCAGACGGCGATCTACAGTCGTGTCTTCGCGGCCTTCGGCAGCAGGCGCGTCGTGGTACGCACGCTCGACGCCGGCGCCGACAAGCCGCTGTCGTTCGCCGATCTCGGCGCCGAGGACAATCCGGCGCTCGGCGTCCGCGGACTGCGGATGAGCCAGGCCTGTCCCGACCTGCTCGACAACCAGTTGGCGGCCCTCGCCGCGGCAGCGAAGGACACCGATGCCGCAGTCAAGGTGATGGCGCCGATGGTGGCCACCGTCGACGAAGCGCGCTGGTTCGCGCAGCGCGTGCACGAGCACGGACTGCCCGAGTCCGGCGTCATGATCGAGGTGCCGGCGGCCGCGTTGCGCGCCGAAACCGTGCTGGCACAGGTCGAGTTCGGCTCCTTGGGCACCAACGACCTGGCGCAGTACACCATGGCCGCCGACCGCACCCACAGTGCGTTCTCCGACCTGCTGGACCCGTGGCAGCCGGCCGTGCTCGATGTCATCGCCGCGGCGTCGGCCGGAGCATCCTCCGCCGGGCGGCCACTCGGCGTCTGCGGCGAGTCCGCCGGTGACCCGTTGATGGCCTGCGTCCTGGCCGGGCTCGGCGTCACCAGCCTGTCGATGGCCCCGGCCAAACTCGGCCTGGTCCGTTTCGCGCTCGCCACGCACTCCCTCGACACCTGCGCCCAGATGGCCGACGCGGCACGGTCCGCGACGTCACCGGCTGAGGCGCTCGAAGCCGCTGCCGCGCTGGCCGACGCGGGTCTGCGGGACCTGCTGTGA
- a CDS encoding DUF2127 domain-containing protein: protein MKDKQTRRARSDHRWNLRSCARHGHLTYAVTEPDLRERLRADTTQGEAWRCLRCGSYALGPTHGEGPADQAPTPLRGRALRDAFVMRLLAIERFVRGIFLLIFAYAVYKFDGAKNSIHRVFDEDFPAVQQFANKFNIDITDAAPTRWVNKAFDAHHTTLVLIAGGLLAYGLLEMLEGVGLWVMQRWGEYVAVVGTSIFLPYEIYEMSDKFSAFKLVLFLVNVAAVVWLIWTKRLFGARGGAVAYEKQRESESLIDVERAAAA from the coding sequence GTGAAGGACAAACAGACCCGCCGCGCACGTTCGGATCATCGCTGGAATCTGAGGTCCTGCGCGCGGCACGGACACCTGACGTATGCCGTCACCGAGCCCGACCTGCGGGAGCGGCTGCGTGCCGACACCACCCAGGGCGAAGCCTGGCGCTGCCTGCGTTGCGGCAGCTACGCGCTGGGGCCGACGCACGGCGAAGGCCCCGCCGACCAGGCGCCCACTCCCCTGCGCGGACGCGCACTGCGCGATGCCTTCGTGATGCGACTGCTGGCGATCGAGCGTTTCGTGCGCGGCATCTTCCTGCTGATCTTCGCCTACGCGGTGTACAAATTCGACGGCGCGAAGAACTCCATCCACCGAGTCTTCGACGAAGACTTCCCGGCCGTGCAGCAGTTCGCGAACAAGTTCAACATCGACATCACCGACGCCGCCCCGACCCGCTGGGTCAACAAAGCATTCGACGCACATCACACGACGCTGGTGCTCATCGCCGGCGGTCTGCTCGCCTACGGCCTGCTGGAGATGCTCGAAGGCGTCGGCCTCTGGGTCATGCAGCGCTGGGGTGAGTATGTCGCCGTCGTGGGCACGTCGATCTTCCTGCCCTACGAGATCTACGAGATGAGCGACAAGTTCAGCGCATTCAAGCTCGTGCTCTTCCTGGTCAACGTGGCGGCCGTGGTCTGGCTGATCTGGACGAAGCGGTTGTTCGGCGCGCGCGGTGGTGCTGTGGCATACGAGAAGCAGCGCGAGTCGGAGTCGCTCATCGACGTCGAGCGTGCCGCGGCTGCCTGA
- a CDS encoding PTS fructose transporter subunit IIC — protein sequence MKLVGVTSCPTGIAHTYMAAEALEQAAKDAGHEMQVETQGSAGSTPLSPEVIAAADAVVFAHDLEVKDRGRFAGKPTVDVGVKKAISDAAGLIEQAVGLAERGELGAASAAAPTGGGLVTKVEEGASVGTRIRQWLMTGVSYMIPFVAAGGILIALSFMLAQVAGGKRGAIDVTNYSLTTPTGLSASYNLVTHFNAGSGMHWAGLLFVIGAASFSFLVPILSGFIAFGIADRPGITPGIVGGFIAATMGTGFLGGIATGFIGGFLALWISRWKVPKGVRGVMPVVVIPLLSTVITGAAMIIVLGRPLKWLTDALTHGLDDLSKGSGIVLLGMVLGAMMAFDLGGPVNKVAYTFATTGLAAVGTATDAPQLRVMAAVMAAGMVPPLGMALATVVRKQLFTEPERENGRAAWLLGASFITEGAIPFAAADPWRVIVSSMVGSCATGGLVMVFNCTLRAPHGGIWVAPLIGNALLFVLAVVIGAVVTAFVVILLKAQRAKAITAGAQTVAEPAAATV from the coding sequence ATGAAACTCGTCGGAGTCACCTCATGCCCCACGGGCATCGCGCACACCTACATGGCTGCCGAAGCACTCGAGCAGGCAGCCAAGGATGCCGGCCACGAGATGCAGGTCGAGACCCAGGGCTCTGCGGGGTCCACCCCGCTGTCCCCGGAGGTCATTGCCGCGGCCGACGCCGTCGTCTTCGCGCACGACCTCGAGGTCAAGGACCGTGGCCGGTTCGCCGGCAAGCCGACGGTCGACGTCGGCGTCAAGAAGGCCATCTCCGATGCAGCCGGTCTGATCGAGCAGGCCGTCGGCCTGGCCGAACGCGGTGAACTCGGTGCCGCATCGGCCGCGGCTCCCACCGGCGGTGGTCTGGTGACCAAGGTCGAGGAGGGCGCCTCCGTCGGCACCCGGATCCGGCAGTGGCTGATGACCGGTGTGAGCTACATGATCCCGTTCGTCGCTGCGGGCGGCATCCTGATCGCGTTGTCCTTCATGCTCGCGCAGGTCGCCGGCGGCAAGCGCGGCGCCATCGACGTGACCAACTACAGCCTCACGACACCGACCGGCCTGTCCGCGAGCTACAACCTGGTCACACACTTCAACGCCGGATCCGGGATGCACTGGGCCGGCCTGCTGTTCGTGATCGGTGCTGCATCGTTCAGCTTCCTGGTGCCGATCCTGTCCGGCTTCATCGCCTTCGGGATCGCCGACCGTCCAGGCATCACGCCCGGTATCGTCGGCGGCTTCATCGCCGCAACGATGGGCACCGGATTCCTCGGCGGTATCGCGACCGGATTCATCGGCGGCTTCCTTGCCTTGTGGATCAGCCGCTGGAAGGTGCCCAAGGGCGTGCGCGGCGTGATGCCCGTCGTCGTCATACCGCTGCTGTCGACGGTCATCACCGGCGCCGCGATGATCATCGTGCTCGGCCGTCCGCTGAAGTGGCTCACCGACGCGCTCACCCACGGCCTGGACGACCTGTCCAAGGGCAGCGGGATCGTGCTCCTGGGAATGGTCCTCGGCGCGATGATGGCCTTCGATCTCGGTGGCCCGGTCAACAAGGTGGCGTACACCTTCGCGACCACCGGTCTGGCCGCCGTCGGCACCGCCACCGACGCCCCTCAACTGCGGGTGATGGCTGCGGTGATGGCCGCCGGCATGGTTCCCCCGCTCGGTATGGCGCTGGCCACCGTCGTGCGCAAGCAGTTGTTCACCGAACCAGAGCGTGAGAACGGCCGAGCGGCCTGGTTGCTCGGGGCCTCCTTCATCACCGAGGGTGCCATCCCGTTCGCCGCAGCGGACCCATGGCGTGTCATCGTCTCCTCGATGGTCGGATCGTGCGCCACCGGCGGTCTGGTGATGGTCTTCAACTGCACGCTGCGCGCACCCCACGGCGGCATCTGGGTGGCTCCGCTGATCGGCAACGCACTGCTGTTCGTCCTGGCTGTCGTGATCGGGGCCGTCGTCACCGCGTTCGTGGTAATCCTGTTGAAGGCGCAGCGCGCCAAGGCGATCACCGCCGGCGCGCAGACTGTGGCCGAACCGGCCGCAGCGACAGTCTGA
- a CDS encoding acyl-CoA mutase large subunit family protein, whose translation MGEHDGQTGRQRWQAAYDAAEAKGQVRDADFTTLSGMEVDPAYGPDEVPESIGWPGEFPYTRGLYPTGYRGRPWTIRQFAGFGNAVQTNERYKLILQRGGGGLSVAFDMPTLMGRDSDDALSLGEVGHCGVAIDSAADMEVLFKDIPLGDVTTSMTISGPAVPAFCMYIVAAERQGVDTSVLNGTLQTDIFKEYIAQKEWLFAPEPHLRLIGDLMEYTSAKIPAYKPLSVSGYHIREAGSTAAQELAYTLADGFGYVELGLSRGLDVDVFAPGLSFFFDSHIDFFEEIAKFRAARRIWARWMRDEYGAKTAKAQWLRFHTQTAGVSLTAQQPMNNVVRTAVEALAAVLGGTNSLHTNALDETLALPSDQSAEVALRTQQVLMDETGITNVADPLGGSWYIEALTDKIEAEAEAIFDKIRAMGELDRARTAEGEVQHEIGPITSGLLRGIEDGWFMSEIAEAAFQYQVALEKGDKKVVGVNVHTESLAGDLEILRVSHEVEREQVRMLSERKAARDNAAVEQALATMVQVARGDGNLIEPMLAAVRVEATMGEICNALRDVWGVYREPARF comes from the coding sequence ATGGGCGAACACGACGGGCAGACCGGTAGGCAGCGCTGGCAGGCCGCATACGACGCGGCTGAGGCGAAGGGTCAGGTCCGCGATGCGGATTTCACAACTCTTTCCGGCATGGAGGTCGACCCGGCATACGGGCCGGACGAGGTGCCTGAATCGATCGGTTGGCCCGGCGAATTCCCTTACACCCGAGGGCTTTACCCGACTGGTTACCGCGGGCGACCATGGACCATCCGGCAGTTCGCGGGCTTCGGCAACGCGGTGCAGACCAACGAGCGCTACAAGCTGATCCTGCAGCGCGGTGGTGGCGGCTTGTCCGTCGCCTTCGACATGCCGACCCTCATGGGCCGCGACTCCGATGACGCCTTGAGTCTCGGCGAGGTGGGGCACTGCGGTGTCGCGATCGACTCGGCCGCCGACATGGAGGTCTTGTTCAAGGACATCCCGCTCGGCGATGTCACCACGTCGATGACGATCAGCGGCCCGGCGGTGCCGGCCTTCTGCATGTACATCGTCGCGGCGGAGCGCCAGGGCGTCGACACCTCCGTGCTCAACGGCACCCTGCAGACCGACATCTTCAAGGAATACATCGCTCAGAAGGAGTGGCTCTTCGCCCCCGAGCCGCATCTGCGTCTGATCGGTGACCTGATGGAGTACACCTCCGCGAAAATCCCTGCGTACAAACCGCTTTCGGTGTCGGGTTATCACATCCGTGAGGCCGGCTCGACTGCCGCGCAGGAGCTCGCCTACACCCTCGCCGACGGCTTCGGTTACGTCGAACTCGGCCTGTCCCGCGGCCTCGATGTCGACGTCTTCGCGCCCGGCCTGTCGTTCTTCTTCGACAGCCACATCGACTTCTTCGAGGAGATCGCCAAGTTCCGCGCGGCTCGCCGGATCTGGGCTCGCTGGATGCGCGACGAGTATGGCGCCAAGACCGCCAAAGCCCAGTGGCTGCGTTTCCACACCCAGACCGCAGGCGTCTCGCTGACCGCCCAGCAGCCGATGAACAACGTCGTCCGCACCGCGGTCGAGGCGCTCGCGGCCGTCCTCGGGGGCACCAACTCCTTGCACACCAACGCACTCGACGAGACGCTTGCACTGCCGAGCGACCAGTCGGCCGAGGTTGCGCTTCGCACGCAGCAGGTGCTGATGGACGAAACCGGCATCACGAATGTCGCTGACCCGCTTGGTGGTTCGTGGTACATCGAAGCGCTGACCGACAAGATCGAGGCGGAGGCTGAGGCGATCTTCGACAAGATCCGCGCGATGGGCGAGCTCGACCGTGCCCGCACTGCGGAGGGCGAGGTGCAGCACGAGATCGGTCCGATCACCTCGGGTCTGCTGCGTGGCATCGAGGACGGCTGGTTCATGTCCGAGATCGCCGAGGCTGCGTTCCAGTACCAAGTCGCACTCGAGAAGGGCGACAAGAAGGTTGTCGGGGTCAATGTGCACACCGAATCGCTCGCCGGTGACTTGGAGATCTTGCGTGTGTCGCACGAGGTCGAGCGCGAGCAGGTGCGAATGCTCAGCGAGCGCAAGGCTGCTCGCGACAACGCTGCCGTCGAGCAGGCGCTCGCGACGATGGTGCAGGTCGCTCGCGGCGACGGCAATCTCATCGAACCGATGCTGGCGGCGGTCCGCGTCGAGGCCACGATGGGCGAGATCTGCAACGCGCTGCGCGATGTGTGGGGCGTCTACCGCGAACCCGCTCGTTTCTGA
- a CDS encoding MarR family winged helix-turn-helix transcriptional regulator, protein MTPRLPFDPIERAAELWRERWGAASPVQAMATATSIMRVQQLLLAELDATVAAYGLTFARYEALVLLAFSSRGELPMSKVGERLMIHPTSATNIVQRLAADGLVDRVPNPRDGRGTLARLTDAGRQVMEQATAALHEIEFGLSALDDRQHGRLQETLRVIRVDAGDLPAATDESSPSGD, encoded by the coding sequence ATGACGCCGAGGCTGCCCTTCGACCCGATCGAGCGGGCCGCCGAGTTGTGGCGGGAGCGGTGGGGCGCAGCCTCGCCCGTGCAGGCGATGGCCACGGCGACCTCGATCATGCGGGTGCAGCAACTGCTGCTGGCCGAACTCGACGCGACCGTCGCGGCATACGGCCTGACCTTCGCGCGCTACGAGGCACTCGTCCTTCTGGCGTTCTCGAGCCGCGGCGAACTGCCGATGAGCAAGGTCGGCGAGCGCCTGATGATTCATCCGACGAGCGCCACCAACATCGTCCAGCGACTGGCGGCCGACGGACTGGTCGACCGAGTGCCGAATCCGCGCGACGGCCGCGGGACGCTGGCCAGGCTCACCGACGCGGGCAGGCAGGTCATGGAGCAGGCGACGGCCGCACTGCACGAGATCGAGTTCGGTCTCAGCGCGCTTGATGATCGGCAACATGGGCGCTTGCAGGAGACGCTGCGCGTCATACGTGTCGATGCCGGTGACCTTCCGGCGGCGACCGACGAGAGTTCTCCCAGCGGCGACTGA
- the pfkB gene encoding 1-phosphofructokinase, with translation MIITLTPNPSLDRTLSVGDLVRGEVNRAVASTLEPGGKGVNVTRALLANGSDSVAVFPCGGNNGRLMELLISEEHVATRIVPVASAIRVNTAIIEPDGTTTKVNEAGPHLSPAEVACLLDTTEELITGAGWLALCGALPPGLPDDFTTQVVRRARAAGASVAIDASGAALRAGVDACPQLIKPNRTELAELVGRDLETVDQVCSAARDVIREGVTTVIVSLGKDGALAVGERCAIHAHAVAPKPKSTVGAGDSLLAGVLSALDSGHDLAESLRTGVVWGTAAVQLPGSRMPTPADLAGVHATITTDLDGSRRLTD, from the coding sequence GTGATCATCACCCTGACCCCGAACCCGTCGCTCGACCGCACGCTCAGCGTCGGCGACCTGGTGCGCGGCGAGGTCAACCGGGCCGTCGCCAGCACGCTCGAACCGGGCGGCAAAGGCGTCAACGTCACCCGTGCCTTGCTGGCCAACGGCTCCGACAGCGTCGCGGTCTTTCCGTGTGGCGGCAACAACGGCCGCCTGATGGAACTGCTCATCAGCGAGGAGCACGTCGCCACCCGCATCGTGCCGGTCGCCTCCGCGATCCGCGTCAACACCGCCATCATCGAGCCCGACGGCACGACCACCAAGGTCAACGAAGCCGGCCCGCACCTGAGCCCCGCAGAGGTCGCGTGCCTGCTCGACACCACCGAAGAACTGATCACCGGCGCCGGCTGGCTGGCGCTGTGCGGCGCTCTCCCGCCAGGCCTGCCCGACGACTTCACCACCCAGGTCGTGCGTCGGGCCCGAGCCGCGGGAGCGTCGGTGGCCATCGACGCTTCGGGCGCCGCACTGCGCGCGGGCGTCGATGCGTGCCCGCAGCTGATCAAGCCCAATCGCACCGAGTTGGCCGAACTTGTGGGCCGCGACCTCGAAACGGTCGATCAGGTCTGCTCGGCCGCTCGTGATGTCATCCGAGAAGGCGTCACCACCGTGATCGTCAGCCTCGGCAAGGACGGCGCTCTCGCCGTCGGCGAAAGGTGCGCCATACATGCGCACGCCGTCGCCCCGAAGCCGAAATCGACTGTCGGAGCTGGTGATTCGCTGCTCGCCGGCGTGCTGTCAGCGCTCGACAGCGGCCACGATCTGGCCGAATCCCTGCGCACGGGCGTGGTCTGGGGCACCGCCGCAGTCCAACTGCCCGGCTCCCGTATGCCGACCCCGGCTGACCTGGCCGGAGTGCACGCCACGATCACCACCGACCTCGACGGATCCCGTCGGCTCACCGACTGA
- a CDS encoding DeoR/GlpR family DNA-binding transcription regulator: MPDHTSTTKGSGSLYAQERQSRILQIAATDGRVEVAGAAEHLGVTPETVRRDLKALESSGRLHRVHGGAIPVEKLDFEPTLAIRTQAQADEKARIAAAALQLLPEEGTVIVDGGSTTALLAEGFPRDRKLTVVTASLPLASALLPLSNVSLHLLGGYVRARTQTAVGDWATAALGELYADLAILGTNGLSVEHGLTTPDQREASVKRAIMTASRRRVVLVDSTKIGVDHFTRFATLEQIDTVVTDSAAAAKTCNAITAAGPEVICA; the protein is encoded by the coding sequence GTGCCAGATCACACTTCGACCACCAAGGGCTCCGGATCGCTCTATGCGCAGGAGCGCCAGTCGCGCATCCTGCAGATCGCCGCAACTGACGGCCGCGTCGAGGTCGCCGGTGCCGCCGAGCACCTCGGCGTCACCCCGGAGACCGTCCGTCGTGATCTCAAAGCGCTGGAGAGCAGTGGCCGGCTGCACCGGGTGCACGGTGGCGCGATCCCCGTCGAGAAGCTGGATTTCGAGCCCACCCTCGCCATACGTACCCAGGCACAGGCCGACGAGAAGGCACGCATCGCCGCGGCCGCCCTCCAACTGCTGCCCGAGGAGGGCACGGTCATCGTCGACGGCGGTTCGACCACCGCACTGCTGGCCGAAGGCTTTCCGCGCGATCGCAAGCTGACTGTCGTCACGGCATCCCTGCCACTGGCATCCGCCCTGCTGCCCCTGAGCAACGTCAGCCTGCATCTGCTCGGCGGATACGTGCGAGCACGCACCCAGACAGCCGTCGGCGACTGGGCTACCGCCGCCCTCGGCGAGCTGTATGCCGATCTGGCGATCCTGGGCACCAACGGTCTGTCCGTGGAACACGGCCTGACGACCCCCGACCAGCGCGAGGCCAGCGTCAAGCGCGCGATCATGACCGCCAGCCGCCGCCGTGTCGTGCTCGTCGACAGCACCAAGATCGGCGTCGACCACTTCACCCGGTTCGCGACGCTGGAACAGATCGACACCGTCGTCACCGATAGCGCTGCCGCCGCCAAGACCTGCAACGCCATCACCGCGGCGGGTCCGGAGGTGATCTGCGCGTGA
- a CDS encoding thiamine-binding protein codes for MLFAFSIAPSTTDDPDGSVSKAVAAAVKVVRDSGLPNETSSMFTTIEGGWDECMTVIKAACEACAAYSPRVGLVLKADMREGFSGQLTAKVERLEEQLSRAQE; via the coding sequence ATGTTGTTCGCGTTCTCCATCGCACCCTCGACCACCGACGACCCCGACGGGTCGGTGAGCAAGGCGGTCGCCGCCGCTGTGAAGGTGGTGCGCGACTCAGGCCTACCCAACGAGACCAGTTCGATGTTCACGACCATCGAGGGCGGCTGGGACGAGTGCATGACCGTGATCAAGGCTGCGTGCGAGGCGTGTGCGGCATACAGCCCGCGGGTCGGTCTGGTGCTCAAAGCCGACATGCGCGAAGGCTTTTCGGGTCAGCTCACTGCCAAGGTCGAACGTCTCGAAGAACAGCTGTCGCGGGCGCAGGAGTGA
- a CDS encoding PTS sugar transporter subunit IIA encodes MSIITRDQVLLDLHAADRHDATRQMAQTLADAGRVTDLDSFLADVRAREEQMATGLPGGIGIPHARSSAVSEPSLVFARSAGGIDWGAEDGPATLVFLIAAPEGGGDEHLKILAALARKLMRADFRTSLAEAADADAVVEIVTTQVVAA; translated from the coding sequence ATGTCCATCATCACCCGCGACCAGGTGCTGCTCGACCTGCACGCTGCCGACCGGCACGATGCCACCCGGCAGATGGCGCAGACCCTCGCCGACGCCGGGCGTGTCACCGATCTCGACTCCTTCCTTGCCGACGTGCGCGCCCGCGAGGAGCAGATGGCCACCGGGCTGCCGGGAGGTATCGGCATACCCCACGCCCGCAGCAGCGCCGTCTCCGAACCGTCGCTCGTCTTCGCGCGCAGCGCCGGCGGCATCGACTGGGGCGCCGAAGACGGCCCCGCCACTCTCGTCTTCCTGATCGCCGCGCCCGAAGGCGGCGGTGACGAGCACCTGAAGATCCTCGCCGCGCTCGCGCGCAAGCTGATGCGTGCGGACTTTCGCACGTCACTGGCCGAGGCCGCAGACGCCGATGCAGTCGTCGAGATCGTGACCACGCAGGTGGTGGCGGCATGA
- a CDS encoding glycosyltransferase family 2 protein: MSQPTVSVVIPTLDEQDSIRRCLDRLLPQADTDTDIVIVDNGSTDDTVAIVESYAANDSRVRLIHESARGVAQARTAGFEAATGELLARIDADTLVPPGWLRGYRAFFTADHDHAWACAIGRGTPYGVPLSRFRPDAPVSWGTVKPCRVTFGANMMLRRSAWDQVKADLLTRQGIYEDVDLGLCLRAAGLQTALLTGMTVGVSPRRWFDNPIDSWRYLSGCPRTFYAHGQPVLASAIYAALVPVNAIHTLRWIVLSAYDEKAQRFSYRQLRTRRVPRVLP; encoded by the coding sequence ATGTCTCAGCCGACTGTCTCGGTCGTGATTCCGACTCTCGATGAGCAGGACTCCATCCGCAGGTGCCTCGACCGCCTGCTTCCGCAAGCCGATACCGACACCGACATCGTCATCGTCGACAACGGCTCAACCGATGACACCGTCGCCATCGTCGAGTCGTATGCCGCAAACGACTCGCGGGTTCGGCTGATCCACGAGAGTGCTCGCGGTGTGGCACAGGCGCGCACCGCCGGATTCGAAGCCGCCACAGGCGAATTGCTCGCTCGTATCGACGCCGACACGCTCGTTCCGCCGGGTTGGCTCAGGGGTTACCGCGCGTTCTTCACCGCCGACCACGATCACGCGTGGGCCTGCGCGATCGGTCGGGGCACGCCCTACGGCGTGCCTCTGTCGAGATTCCGCCCGGATGCACCGGTGTCGTGGGGCACGGTCAAACCCTGCCGCGTGACCTTCGGAGCGAACATGATGCTGCGCCGTTCGGCCTGGGATCAGGTCAAAGCGGATCTCCTGACACGTCAAGGCATCTACGAAGATGTCGACCTCGGTCTGTGTCTGCGCGCTGCGGGTCTGCAGACCGCATTGCTGACAGGTATGACGGTCGGCGTCTCGCCACGGCGGTGGTTTGACAATCCGATCGACTCGTGGCGCTACCTCAGTGGTTGCCCGCGCACGTTCTACGCACATGGTCAGCCGGTCCTGGCCTCCGCGATCTACGCGGCATTGGTACCGGTCAACGCGATTCACACCCTGCGTTGGATCGTGCTGAGCGCGTATGACGAGAAGGCACAACGCTTTTCGTACCGCCAACTGCGCACGCGCCGGGTTCCTCGCGTTCTGCCCTGA
- a CDS encoding HPr family phosphocarrier protein gives MTAVTRTVEIASAVGLHARPAALFVQAAGGTGLDVTIGRPGDEAVDATSILAVMALGARHGETVELSATGDGAEGALDDLVTLLSTDLDAKE, from the coding sequence ATGACTGCTGTCACGCGCACCGTTGAGATCGCGTCCGCCGTCGGCTTGCACGCGCGCCCCGCGGCGTTGTTCGTGCAGGCTGCCGGCGGCACCGGCCTCGACGTCACGATCGGTCGGCCCGGCGACGAGGCCGTCGACGCGACGAGCATCCTGGCCGTCATGGCCCTGGGTGCCCGGCATGGTGAGACCGTCGAACTCAGCGCGACCGGCGACGGCGCCGAGGGTGCTCTCGACGACCTGGTCACGTTGCTGTCGACCGATCTCGACGCCAAGGAGTGA